Proteins encoded within one genomic window of Empedobacter falsenii:
- the trpS gene encoding tryptophan--tRNA ligase produces the protein MPRILTGVQATGTPHLGNILGAISPAIELTEKEGNDSFIFIADLHALTQIKDAAVLKQNTYEVAATWLALGLDPSKVVFYRQSDVTETTELTWYLLNFFPFQRLTLAHSFKDKADYLADVNAGLFTYPILMAADILLYDAEVVPVGKDQLQHLEITRSVAEKFNHQMGETFVLPQAAIDENIMLIPGSDGHKMSKSRNNFINIFLPEKQLRKQVMSIETDSTPLEDPKNPDTDNVFALYKLLATPEQIEEMRQNYLNGGYGYGHAKQALYELILEKYADARTKFDELMNDKVTLDAFLENGALKARDVAQKVLKRTRNKLGLK, from the coding sequence ATGCCAAGAATACTTACAGGAGTTCAAGCTACTGGAACTCCGCACTTAGGAAATATTTTAGGAGCAATTTCTCCCGCAATCGAATTAACGGAGAAAGAAGGAAATGACTCTTTCATTTTTATTGCTGATTTACACGCTTTAACGCAAATTAAAGATGCAGCAGTGTTAAAACAAAATACGTACGAAGTGGCTGCAACTTGGCTGGCATTAGGTTTAGATCCTTCGAAAGTAGTTTTTTACCGTCAATCTGATGTGACTGAAACAACAGAATTAACATGGTATTTATTGAACTTCTTTCCATTTCAACGTCTTACTTTAGCACATTCTTTCAAGGATAAAGCAGATTATTTAGCAGATGTAAATGCAGGATTATTTACGTATCCAATTTTGATGGCTGCTGATATTTTATTGTATGATGCAGAAGTTGTACCAGTTGGTAAAGATCAATTGCAACATTTGGAAATTACACGTAGTGTTGCCGAAAAATTCAATCATCAAATGGGAGAAACTTTTGTTTTACCGCAAGCTGCAATCGACGAAAATATTATGTTGATTCCTGGTTCTGATGGTCATAAGATGTCTAAATCAAGAAATAATTTTATCAATATTTTCTTACCAGAAAAACAATTGCGCAAACAAGTAATGTCGATTGAAACGGATTCTACTCCGTTAGAAGATCCTAAAAATCCAGATACAGATAATGTTTTTGCTTTGTACAAATTATTGGCAACGCCAGAACAAATAGAGGAAATGCGTCAAAATTATTTGAATGGAGGTTACGGATATGGTCATGCAAAACAAGCTTTATACGAATTGATTTTAGAAAAATATGCAGATGCGCGTACTAAATTTGATGAATTGATGAATGATAAAGTGACTTTAGATGCATTTTTAGAAAATGGAGCATTGAAGGCAAGAGATGTTGCACAAAAAGTATTGAAACGTACACGAAACAAATTGGGATTGAAGTAA
- the sufB gene encoding Fe-S cluster assembly protein SufB, producing the protein MSNTKYTEDDLREDLASQKQYEFGWSTEMEYEEFPVGLNEDIVRAISAKKEEPEWMTEWRLEAFRAWEKMEEPEWANVTYEKPNFQAIQYYAAPKPKKELASLDEVDPELLKTFEKLGISLDEQKRLSGVAIDVVFDSVSVKTTFRETLAEKGIIFMSISEAIKEHPELVKKYIGKVVPPTDNFYAALNSAVFSDGSFCYIPKGVRCPMELSTYFRINSAGTGQFERTLLIADEGAYVSYLEGCTAPMRDENQLHAAVVELIIMDDAEIKYSTVQNWYPGDDKGKGGVFNFVTKRAVCEKNAKVSWTQVETGSAVTWKYPSCILKGDNSVGEFYSIAVTNNYQQADTGTKMIHIGKNSRSTIISKGISAGKSQNSYRGLVKVMKNAEGARNFSQCDSLLMGNECGAHTFPYIEIENKSAQLEHEATTSKIGEDQLFYCNQRGIDTEKAIALIVNGFSREVLDKLPMEFAVEAKKLLEISLEGSVG; encoded by the coding sequence ATGAGTAACACAAAATATACAGAAGACGATCTACGTGAAGATCTTGCTAGCCAAAAACAATATGAGTTTGGTTGGTCGACTGAGATGGAATACGAAGAATTTCCTGTCGGATTGAATGAAGATATCGTACGTGCTATTTCAGCCAAAAAAGAAGAGCCAGAATGGATGACGGAATGGCGTTTAGAAGCTTTCCGCGCTTGGGAAAAAATGGAAGAACCAGAATGGGCTAACGTAACTTACGAAAAGCCAAATTTCCAAGCTATACAGTATTATGCTGCTCCAAAACCGAAGAAAGAATTAGCAAGTTTAGATGAGGTTGATCCAGAATTATTGAAAACTTTCGAAAAGTTAGGAATTTCATTAGATGAGCAAAAACGTTTGTCTGGAGTTGCAATTGATGTCGTTTTCGATTCAGTTTCAGTAAAAACAACTTTCCGCGAAACTTTAGCTGAGAAAGGGATTATTTTTATGTCAATTTCTGAAGCGATTAAAGAGCATCCAGAATTGGTAAAAAAATACATTGGTAAAGTAGTTCCGCCAACAGATAATTTCTATGCAGCTTTAAACTCTGCAGTATTCTCTGACGGATCGTTCTGTTATATTCCTAAAGGTGTTCGTTGTCCAATGGAATTATCAACATATTTCCGTATCAACTCTGCTGGTACAGGACAATTCGAACGTACTTTATTAATTGCTGACGAAGGAGCTTATGTATCATACTTAGAAGGTTGTACAGCACCAATGCGTGATGAGAATCAATTACACGCTGCGGTTGTTGAATTAATCATTATGGATGATGCAGAGATTAAATATTCAACTGTTCAGAACTGGTATCCTGGTGATGATAAAGGTAAAGGTGGGGTATTTAACTTTGTTACAAAACGTGCTGTTTGTGAGAAAAATGCAAAAGTATCTTGGACACAAGTAGAAACTGGATCTGCAGTTACTTGGAAATATCCATCATGTATCTTAAAAGGTGATAATTCAGTAGGAGAGTTTTACTCTATCGCTGTAACGAATAATTACCAACAAGCAGATACAGGTACTAAAATGATTCACATCGGTAAAAATTCAAGATCGACAATCATTTCGAAAGGTATTTCTGCTGGTAAATCTCAAAACTCTTACCGTGGTTTAGTTAAAGTAATGAAGAATGCAGAAGGAGCACGTAATTTCTCTCAATGTGATTCATTATTAATGGGTAACGAATGTGGTGCTCATACTTTCCCATACATCGAGATTGAAAATAAATCGGCTCAATTAGAGCACGAAGCGACAACTTCTAAAATTGGTGAAGATCAATTGTTCTATTGTAATCAACGTGGTATCGATACAGAAAAAGCGATTGCATTAATCGTAAACGGATTCAGCCGCGAAGTATTAGACAAATTACCAATGGAATTTGCCGTTGAAGCCAAAAAATTATTAGAAATCTCATTAGAAGGTTCTGTAGGATAG
- a CDS encoding HesB/IscA family protein has protein sequence MIKVSESAKNKIISLLQEEGTSIEESFVRVGVTSGGCSGLNYNLEFTKEQSADDKLFDDNGVRILVDKKSFLYLVGMTLEYSGGLNGKGFVFNNPNASRTCGCGESFAV, from the coding sequence ATGATTAAGGTTTCAGAATCAGCAAAAAATAAAATAATTTCACTTTTACAAGAAGAAGGAACTTCTATCGAAGAATCTTTTGTTCGCGTAGGAGTTACGAGTGGAGGATGTTCAGGTTTAAACTATAATTTAGAGTTTACGAAAGAACAAAGTGCAGATGACAAATTGTTTGACGACAATGGCGTAAGAATTTTGGTTGACAAAAAATCATTCTTATACCTTGTTGGAATGACATTAGAATATTCGGGAGGATTGAATGGAAAAGGTTTCGTGTTCAATAATCCAAATGCGTCGCGTACGTGTGGTTGTGGAGAAAGTTTTGCAGTATAA
- the sufC gene encoding Fe-S cluster assembly ATPase SufC: MLLNIKDLHARIEEREILKGLNLQINPGEVHAIMGPNGAGKSTLSNVITGKEEYEVTDGDIEFDNESILELAPEERAQKGIFMSFQYPIEIPGVSVTNFIKTSINETRKAQGLEEMGASEMLKEIRAKAELLGIKKDFLSRSLNEGFSGGEKKRNEIFQMLMLNPKLAILDETDSGLDIDALRIVADGVNEFKNENNGVLVITHYQRLLDYIVPDFVHVLADGKIIKSGGKELALELEAKGYDWVKEEAGI; this comes from the coding sequence ATGTTATTAAATATAAAAGACTTACACGCTCGTATTGAAGAGCGCGAAATTTTAAAAGGTTTAAACCTTCAAATTAATCCAGGTGAAGTTCACGCGATTATGGGACCTAATGGTGCTGGAAAATCAACTTTGTCTAACGTTATTACAGGTAAAGAAGAATATGAAGTAACGGATGGTGATATCGAGTTTGATAATGAATCAATCTTAGAATTAGCACCAGAAGAAAGAGCACAAAAAGGAATTTTTATGTCTTTCCAATATCCAATCGAAATTCCTGGAGTTTCTGTAACAAACTTCATTAAAACTTCTATCAACGAAACGCGTAAAGCGCAAGGTTTAGAAGAAATGGGAGCTTCAGAAATGTTGAAAGAAATTCGTGCAAAAGCAGAATTATTAGGAATCAAAAAAGATTTCTTATCTCGTTCGCTTAACGAAGGTTTTTCTGGAGGTGAGAAAAAACGTAACGAAATTTTCCAAATGTTAATGTTAAACCCAAAATTAGCGATCTTAGATGAAACTGATTCTGGTTTAGATATTGATGCTTTACGTATTGTTGCGGATGGTGTAAACGAATTCAAAAATGAAAACAATGGAGTGTTAGTAATTACACACTACCAACGTTTATTAGACTATATCGTTCCTGATTTTGTACACGTTTTAGCAGACGGAAAAATCATTAAATCTGGTGGTAAAGAATTAGCTTTAGAATTAGAAGCAAAAGGTTACGACTGGGTAAAAGAAGAAGCAGGAATCTAA